A genomic region of uncultured Pseudodesulfovibrio sp. contains the following coding sequences:
- a CDS encoding NifU family protein has protein sequence MLDKVQAVLDKVRPMLQCKGCPMSQMTLRNGIERIILKEIPGVKGVEAVQE, from the coding sequence ATGCTCGATAAAGTGCAAGCCGTGCTGGACAAGGTCCGGCCCATGCTGCAGTGCAAAGGCTGCCCCATGTCCCAGATGACGCTGCGAAACGGCATCGAACGGATCATTCTCAAGGAAATCCCCGGAGTGAAGGGCGTCGAGGCCGTTCAGGAGTAA